The proteins below come from a single Nitrospirota bacterium genomic window:
- a CDS encoding aminotransferase class I/II-fold pyridoxal phosphate-dependent enzyme — translation MKVEARRRGEDIIDFGMGNPDMPTPEHIVEKMVEAVKDPRNHRYSLSKGIPKLRKAITDWYQRLYGVTLDPETEAIVTIGSKEGISHLALAIVEPGETVMIPGPTYAIHAYSMIIAGAKILQFPLRPGDDFFATLESAYEAAESKPKILILNFPHNPTTAVVDLPFFEKVVQFAKKQDLIVIHDLAYADLVFDGYKAPSFLQVAGAKDVGVEFYTLSKSYNMPGWRVGFCVGNREIIGALAKMKSYLDYGIFQPIQIASIIALNGPQECVKEVIETYQKRRNVLVKGLNRIGWKVDMPLATMFVWAPIPEPFRKMGSLEFSKVLLQKAKVAVTPGVGFGEMGEGYLRFALVENEHRTRQAIAGIKKVLKQKS, via the coding sequence ATGAAAGTGGAGGCAAGAAGAAGAGGAGAGGATATTATTGATTTCGGGATGGGAAACCCCGATATGCCGACTCCGGAACATATTGTAGAAAAGATGGTCGAAGCGGTAAAGGATCCGCGAAATCATCGGTATTCGCTTTCCAAAGGGATCCCGAAATTAAGGAAGGCCATCACCGACTGGTATCAACGGCTATATGGCGTCACGCTGGATCCTGAAACCGAAGCGATCGTGACAATCGGCTCGAAAGAGGGGATTTCACATCTGGCGCTTGCCATTGTTGAACCGGGTGAAACGGTCATGATTCCGGGCCCCACTTACGCGATTCATGCCTATAGCATGATCATTGCGGGTGCCAAAATCTTGCAATTTCCACTTCGGCCAGGGGATGACTTTTTTGCCACACTGGAATCCGCCTATGAAGCGGCAGAGAGCAAGCCTAAAATCCTCATTCTGAATTTCCCTCACAATCCGACCACGGCGGTCGTCGATCTCCCGTTTTTTGAGAAAGTAGTCCAGTTTGCCAAAAAGCAGGATCTCATCGTGATACATGACCTGGCCTATGCGGATCTGGTTTTTGATGGATACAAGGCCCCCAGTTTCTTGCAGGTGGCGGGGGCAAAAGATGTTGGAGTAGAGTTTTATACTCTTTCCAAAAGTTACAATATGCCGGGATGGCGGGTTGGCTTCTGTGTCGGAAACCGCGAGATTATTGGAGCGCTGGCGAAGATGAAGAGCTATCTCGATTACGGCATTTTTCAGCCGATACAAATTGCGAGTATTATCGCTTTGAACGGACCACAGGAATGTGTGAAAGAGGTCATTGAAACTTACCAAAAGAGACGAAATGTACTGGTCAAGGGCCTAAACCGGATTGGCTGGAAAGTAGATATGCCGCTGGCCACCATGTTTGTATGGGCGCCGATACCGGAACCGTTTAGAAAGATGGGATCCCTTGAATTTTCAAAGGTCCTCTTACAGAAGGCCAAAGTTGCCGTAACGCCAGGTGTGGGTTTTGGAGAAATGGGTGAGGGTTATTTGCGTTTTGCATTGGTTGAAAATGAACATAGAACGCGACAGGCAATCGCCGGAATTAAAAAGGTGCTGAAACAAAAATCATGA
- a CDS encoding prepilin-type N-terminal cleavage/methylation domain-containing protein has protein sequence MLRTEGFTLIELMIVITIIGILLSVAAPSYKSATVTANEAVLKKDLFTIRDVIDQYYADHGKYPSSLRSLVEGEYIRSIPRDPFTLSSDSWVEIQAEGEEGGIHDLHSGSDLVGLDGTPYNIW, from the coding sequence GTGTTAAGGACGGAAGGCTTTACATTGATCGAGTTGATGATTGTCATCACGATCATTGGAATTCTCCTTTCTGTAGCGGCTCCTTCTTATAAATCGGCCACAGTCACCGCGAATGAAGCGGTCCTTAAGAAAGATCTTTTTACCATTCGGGATGTGATCGATCAATATTATGCGGATCATGGAAAATATCCTTCGTCGCTTCGATCTCTTGTGGAAGGGGAATATATTCGATCTATTCCGAGGGATCCCTTTACGCTTTCTTCCGACAGCTGGGTAGAAATTCAGGCCGAAGGCGAGGAAGGTGGCATCCACGACCTGCATAGCGGAAGCGATCTCGTAGGGCTGGACGGCACACCTTACAATATCTGGTGA
- a CDS encoding septal ring lytic transglycosylase RlpA family protein encodes MPHLRWNPQCKELLLPLQKKGHQDRLKKTSGFILLAVLFLSSCFSSRPIRTAVEPAQCQLSPDTDWCRGIASWYGKEFHGRKTSNGETYDMYGLSAAHRTLPLGTLIKVVSMDNSKSVVVKVNDRGPFVAGRILDLSYGAASALDIVQKGTAEVKFKVVRMPLTDDRAYYTLQVGAFSIKENAILFQNKLQNQFRLPVRIFSFETPGGMVYRVRLGQFKSASEADRNAGLIAREEGVSPFVLRQDP; translated from the coding sequence CTGCCCCACCTGCGGTGGAATCCTCAATGCAAAGAGTTATTGTTACCGCTGCAAAAAAAAGGTCATCAAGATCGCTTGAAAAAAACATCCGGATTCATCTTACTTGCGGTGTTGTTTCTTTCAAGTTGCTTTTCTTCGCGTCCAATTAGAACTGCGGTAGAACCCGCCCAGTGTCAGCTTTCTCCGGACACTGACTGGTGTCGAGGTATCGCCTCCTGGTATGGCAAGGAGTTTCATGGAAGAAAAACAAGTAATGGCGAAACCTATGACATGTATGGACTTTCTGCCGCCCACCGGACTCTTCCTCTCGGGACCCTAATAAAAGTTGTTTCGATGGATAATTCAAAATCCGTTGTCGTCAAGGTCAACGATCGTGGACCCTTTGTGGCCGGGAGAATTCTGGATCTATCGTATGGCGCGGCCTCTGCTCTTGACATTGTTCAAAAAGGGACCGCGGAGGTAAAATTCAAGGTAGTCCGGATGCCACTCACGGATGATCGTGCATATTACACGCTTCAAGTGGGGGCATTTTCAATAAAAGAGAATGCGATATTATTTCAAAATAAACTTCAAAATCAGTTTAGACTGCCTGTTCGTATCTTTTCTTTTGAAACGCCCGGCGGAATGGTCTACCGGGTAAGATTGGGACAATTTAAGAGTGCGAGCGAAGCGGACCGGAACGCCGGATTGATTGCGAGAGAAGAAGGGGTTTCCCCGTTTGTTCTTCGCCAGGATCCTTGA
- a CDS encoding PilZ domain-containing protein: MKDSKSAKNASSLKSEMMERRQSQRIPLVVMEVKGKQANRLFLAYANDISEGGLSLTTESNLRVGDRIPIEMMLPDNKTKVSCTGEVVWKREIMKDGIISQGVGVRFLDLEDGKKRAIEKLSEPADKGKKGSKR, from the coding sequence ATGAAAGATTCTAAATCTGCGAAGAATGCTTCCAGTCTTAAATCTGAAATGATGGAACGAAGGCAGTCTCAACGCATCCCGCTTGTTGTCATGGAAGTAAAGGGTAAACAGGCCAATCGTCTCTTTCTCGCCTACGCGAATGATATCAGCGAAGGGGGGCTTTCTCTGACCACGGAGAGCAATTTGAGAGTGGGCGATCGAATACCGATCGAAATGATGCTTCCTGACAATAAGACCAAAGTCTCTTGTACAGGTGAAGTGGTCTGGAAACGGGAAATCATGAAAGATGGTATTATTTCTCAGGGTGTCGGTGTCCGGTTTCTGGATCTGGAAGATGGCAAAAAGCGTGCCATTGAAAAGTTGTCAGAACCCGCGGATAAAGGAAAAAAGGGATCTAAAAGGTGA